Proteins encoded in a region of the Perca fluviatilis chromosome 6, GENO_Pfluv_1.0, whole genome shotgun sequence genome:
- the LOC120560142 gene encoding uncharacterized protein LOC120560142 isoform X3, translating to MNFNEESTQSKREILSLDLLLTCCHLLPCCLLASLLRSQPAIPPSPRLRCLAAHPPSDLRLQVALQWSGRDSSQGSMFALQLQPSRVPTGTQSGFRRRRREPAVLTSADFLRGFLTEQGDWIPPPDPGPADTPKKLRMAFSYRMQRLNASTARRTPTPTRGARRIGSAVNPQ from the coding sequence ATCCTGTCTCTGGACCTGCTGCTCACCTGCTGTCATCTGCTTCCTTGCTGCCTGCTCGCCTCACTGCTCCGCTCTCAACCAGCCATTCCACCCAGCCCTCGTCTTCGCTGCCTGGCCGCACACCCGCCTTCTGATCTCCGGCTTCAAGTGGCGCTGCAGTGGAGTGGGAGAGACTCATCACAAGGATCCATGTTCGCACTTCAACTTCAGCCCAGCAGAGTGCCTACAGGAACCCAGTCCGGGTTCAGACGCCGACGGAGAGAACCAGCGGTGCTGACTTCTGCTGACTTCCTGCGTGGTTTCCTGACAGAGCAAGGAGACTGGATCCCACCCCCTGACCCTGGGCCTGCTGACACACCAAAAAAGCTAAGGATGGCTTTTTCCTACAGGATGCAACGCTTGAATGCCAGCACAGCAAGAAGGACACCAACGCCAACAAGGGGAGCGAGGAGAATTGGGTCAGCAGTAAATCCACAATGA